One genomic window of Motacilla alba alba isolate MOTALB_02 chromosome 3, Motacilla_alba_V1.0_pri, whole genome shotgun sequence includes the following:
- the ADAT2 gene encoding tRNA-specific adenosine deaminase 2: MAEAGEAAVLAWMDQALDVAKEALEKGEVPVGCLLVYDGEVIGRGRNEVNETKNATRHAEMVAIDQVLEWCKQHKRDYREVFPQLVLYVTVEPCIMCAAALRLMKIPRVVYGCRNERFGGCGSVLSISSEDMVDSGDPFECSSGYRAEEAVELLKAFYRQENPNAPKSKVRKKDRRQ; the protein is encoded by the exons ATGGCGGAGGCGGGGGAGGCGGCCGTGCTGGCCTGGATGGACCAGGCGCTCGACGTG GCTAAGGAGGCGCTGGAGAAAGGCGAGGTTCCCGTGGGCTGCCTGCTGGTCTACGACGGCGAGGTCATAGGCAGGGGCAGGAACGAGGTCAACGAGACGAAGAAC GCTACTCGACATGCAGAAATGGTGGCAATCGACCAGGTCCTTGAGTGGTGCAAGCAACACAAGAGGGATTATAGGGAAGTGTTTCCGCAGCTGGTGCTGTACGTAACCGTAGAGCCCTGTATCatgtgtgcagctgctctgcgCTTGATGA AAATTCCACGGGTCGTGTACGGCTGTCGAAATGAGCGATTTGGAGGCTGTGGCTCCGTTTTAAGCATCTCATCTGAGGATATGGTGGACTCAGGAGACCCATTTGAA TGCTCTTCTGGCTATCGTGCTGAAGAAGCAGTGGAATTGTTAAAAGCTTTTTACAGACAAGAAAATCCCAATG CACCAAAATCCAAAGTACGGAAAAAGGATCGTCGTCAGTAG